From the Desulfallas thermosapovorans DSM 6562 genome, the window GATCTTTTTTGTTTTTCAGGAGGGATAAAATGAAAAAAACCGTTAATTTAGCTGCCGGTATTGTGTTGCTCTTATTTTTACTGGCCATTTCCGGCTGTAATTCCGGCGCCAGTGATGAAACGGGCCAACAGGCGCAGCAGAGTGCACAGAAAACGGGAACATTGCAGTTTATAGCCAATGGGGAAGATTTTGTACGTCAAGGTTTTGTATCCAAGGACGGGTGGGCTATTACTTTTGACCATGTGTATGTAAACCTCTCCGATATCACCGCCTATCAAGCCGATCCCCCCTATGACGCCCACGCCGGCGGTGCGGTACAAGCCCAAAACAAAGCCGCACTGGCGGGTACTTATACTGTGGACCTGGCCCTGGGGGATGAAAACGCGGACCCCATTCTGGTGGGAGAGGTAACGGATGCTGTGTCAGGTCACTATAACGCCATATCGTGGAAAATGATCCGGGCAACGGAAGGTCCCGCCGAGGGTTATAGTATGATGATCAAGGGTATGGCGGAAAAAGACGGGCAAACTGTTGATTTTACAATCAAAGATGAACAAGAGTATCTATACACGGGCGGCGACTATGTGGGAGATGAACGCAAAGGCGTGCTGCAAGAGGGCGGTACTGCGAATGTGGAGATGACCTTTCACTTTGATCACATTTTCGGTGATGCCGAAACTCCGCTGGAGGACGAGCTTAATACAGGTGCACCGGGCTTTAAACCCTTTGCCTCCATCGCGAAAAACGGCCGGGTTGATGTAGATATGGCTACCCTGGAAAGCATGATTACACAAGAGGATTATCAAAAATTGCAGGCCATGTTGCCTACGCTGGGCCATGTGGGAGAAGGGCACTGTAATGTGGAAAAGCTTTAAATAAATGACGGTACCTATTCCCTTTGTAATTATTGGGAATAGGTACCGGCACTACATATAAGCTGTTATGACCTGTGCCGGTCTTCAAACCGGGGGCTGTAGAATGTTGCTGCCGGTATCCTGTAATTGTATAACGAGGAGTTAAAATTATGAAAAAAATATTCATTATCTTCATAACAGTATTATTAATGTTATGGCCCGTGGCGGCCTTTGCCCATGGGGTTGATATTAATTACCAAACTAAAACCGCAGTTGAGATTGTGGCTAAATTCGATACCGGCCAACCGGTAAGTGGGGCGCAGGTTATCGTGTATGCCCCGGATAACCCTACCGAGCCCTGGGTAACTGGTAAGGCGGATGAAAACGGTCGTTATATATTCACCCCCGATCCATCAAAACCCGGCACATGGGATGTACAGGTGCGCCTGGCCGGGCATGGCGGGGTGGTACATGTTCCTGTCGGCGGTGACAACACCGCGGCTTCCGGGAGTACAGGCTACGGCACCATACAAATAGTGGTGATGAGCGCCTGTGTAATCTGGGGGTTCATTGGAACCGCGTTATACTTCGGGAGGAGGAAAAGCTAATGCATATACCCGATGGCATTTTGCCCGCCACTGTATGCCTGGGCGGGTATGCCACTGCCGGGGCGGCTACCTGGTATGCGCTGCGGAAAATTAACCACCAGGGTAACCCCCGTGAAGGCATTCCCAGAGCTTCTTTATTAACAGCAGCCTTTTTGGTAGCCTCATGGATTCATATACCAATACCCCCGGCCAGTGTCCACCTGGTGCTTAACGGTCTTTTGGGTGCAGTGCTGGGCTACTTTGCCATGCCGGCTATATTGATCGGGCTTTTCTTTCAAGCTGTGCTATTCCAGCACGGCGGTCTCACCACGCTGGGTGTAAACGCTACGGTGATGGGGGTGACTGCCTTGCTGGCCCACCAAATCTTTCAACTGCGCAAGGTTTTGGGTGCCAGCAGCCGGACAGCTCTGGCGGTATGCGGTTTTTTGGCCGGAGCCGGAGGTATTGCCCTGGCGGCAGCGGCTGTTTTCACGATACTTTTCAGTACTATACCTGCCCACCTGGATGTGCAGACGGAGCGGGCCGGTATTTACGCCTTAACCCTGGCGCATGTTCCGCTGGCAGTTATTGAAGGAATTTTCACGGCCATGCTGGTTTTATTCTTACAAAAAGTAAAACCCGAGGTTCTGGAGGACTGATAGATATGAATTTACAGCTTGACCGGTATGCTGATTTGAACACACCCGTACACCGCTGGGACCCGCGGTGCAAAATTATCGCCCTGATGGCCCTTATTTTTTCCTTTTCTTTTATCCAGGATTTGCGCTTGATTCCCGTAATGTTCGCCACCAGTGCTGTTTTATATGCCATGGCCGGGCTGCCTTTATCATTTTTATTGACCAGGATGCGTGTGCCGGGCTTTTTCCTGTTCATGATGGGCTTTATACTCCCTTTTTTTTCGGGCGAAACCGTACTCTGGCACCTGGGGCCCCTGGCCATCAGACAGGAAGGATGCCTGGATTTTGTATTAATAGCCAGCAAATTTATGTGCATATTAACGGTCAGTTTTGTTATCTTTGGTACTACACCTTTTATAACCACCGTTAAGGCCATGCGATCACTGGGGCTACCCTATATACTGGCGGATATGACTCTTTTTGCCTACCGCTATCTGTTTGAAATCGGCGAAAACTTAAAAACCATGCAAACATCGATGAGGCTGCGGGGTTTTCGCAGCGGCCCGCGCAAAATGGCTACCCTGGCCGCGCTGGCAGGTACAATTTTAGTGCGCAGCTATGAACAGTCGGACCGGGTGTACAAAGCTATGGTATTGCGCGGTTACGGCCAGCCCGGATCCTTCATGGAAAACTTCCAGCCCAATTATTCCCGCGGTTATGCCGGCCTGGTAACTGCTATCACGGTGGCTGCAATTTTTGTAGCAGCGCAAATACTACTGCATTCTCAAACGGGGGTATAATCATTCATGAATGGCAACACTGAACTCTCTGGTGAACAATCCGCGGTGCCGGTACTTGATATAGCCGACTTATCTTTTTATTACCCGGGACGACCGCCGGTGCTGGAAAAGATCAACTTGCAAGTGTGGCCGGGGCAGCGGGTAGGTATCATCGGCCCCAACGGGGCCGGTAAAACCACCTTTTTTATGCTAAATTGCGGGGTGATCAAACCTTCGTCGGGCAGAATTCTTTTATATGATAAGCCCGTGAAAACAGGGGAGTTTCGTCCTGAACTGGGGATGATTTTTCAAAACCAGGACGACCAGTTGTTTTGCCCCTCGGTGAAGGATGATGTTGCCTTTGGCCCAACCAATATGGGGCTTAGCAAAAGGGAAGTGGAAGCCAGGGTGCAGGAGGCCCTTGCCACCATCGGCATTGAGGAACTGGCCGAGCGCCCGCCCCACCAGCTTTCGGGCGGTGAAAAGCGGTTGGTGGCCCTGGCCGGCGTGCTGGCCATGCGCCCCAGGCTGGTTATTTATGATGAACCCACTTCCAACCTGGACCTGCGTTACCGGCGCAGGTTGATAAACATTCTCAATGCTTCCACCCAGGATGCCATGTTGATAGCATCCCACGACCTGGAGTTTATATTGGAGGTGTGCAACCGGGTTATTCTTTTGGATAACGGTTCGGTCATTGCCGACGGTAACCCCTGGGAAATTATGGGCGACGCTGAGCTGATGCACAATCACGGTTTGGAAAAACCCCACTCCCTGGTGCCGCATGTGGATAAACACCATTCCTGGCAAATTTAGCGGGTTCCGTTTTTTAAGTTCAAATTTTCAGTCCAAAATTAGCAGGCCAATTTACATCATGACTGGGTCTGCTTTTTTTTGCAATATGATATAACTATTGTTTTGTAACAGTCCACAACTTGAAATACCCTCTAAATGTCTATGACATGGGCATTTATCAATGGGGGTTGCTTAAATGACTTACTTGTTTTAAAGTCGAGTTTTTATTATTTTTCCCTGGTGTGTAGAATACAGTCCATACCAGGTCAATACATAATTTATGTTGGAAAAGGATTGCATGGAAAAATCGCGAATACTAGGTAAAGTTACACGTCATGCTAATAACATGAAGAATAGCAACGGAGGTTTTAAAATGAGCGTACCTATTGCCATTATCGGAGGTACCGGGGTTTACGACCCCAATATACTAACGGATATCACCGAAGAAAAGGTGGACACACCCTATGGAAGTATCAGGGTGAAAGTGGGCAGTTACCAGGGTAAACGGGTGGCCTTTATGGCCCGGCACGGTGAAGATCATTCCGTGGCGCCGCACCGTATCAACTACCGGGCCAACATCTACGGGCTAAGCATGCTGGGTGTTAAAAACATTTTTGCCACCGCCGCCGTGGGTTCATTGAATCCTGATATGAAACCCAAAGATTTTGTCTTTATAGACCAGTTTTTGGATTTTACCAAATCCAGGCCCCAAACCTTTGTGGAGCAAGGGGTGATACACCTGGATATGACTGATCCCTATTGCCCGCGGCTGCGCCGGGTGCTTCAGGAAGCAGCCCAAAAGCACGGGTTACCCCACCATACCAGGGGCACCTACGTGTGTATGGAAGGACCGCGGTTTGAAACACCGGCGGAAATACGCATGCTTAGCCGGTTGGGGGGCGACGTGGTGGGCATGACCAGCGTGCCCGAAGTGGTACTAGCCCGGGAAGCTGAAATGTGTTACGCCACCATTGTTATGGTGACCAATTTTGCTGCGGGTATTTCGCCGGACCGGCTGTCCCACCAGGAAGTGGTTGATGTTATGAACGAAAATGTGCTTAACTTGAGAGCTTTAGTAATGGAAGCCATTGCCGGTGTTGACGAGGGCGCGGATTGCCCGTGCCAGCATTTGCCCCAGGATCCGTCTGCTGTAAAGTAGCCGCAGGCAAAAGGTGTAAGGTAAACTAAACGTTTGAAAGGATCGTGTTGGCATATGGAAACATTGGAAACTATGCGCTGGGTGGATGGCTGCCTGGAAATACTGGACCAGACGCTGTTACCGGGTAAAACCCAGTATATCAAGTGCCGGCAGTACACCACCGTATGCGAGGCCATTCGCCGGCTCAGCGTGCGCGGCGCACCGGCCATCGGGGCCGCCGCCGCCTATGGCCTGGCCCTTGGAGCAGCGGCTTTAAAGCCTGCGGGCAGCGAGGAATTTATGGCGGGGGTGGAGCAAATCGCCCGGGATTTAACCGCCACCAGGCCCACAGCGGTGAATTTGCAGTGGGCTGTTGACCGGATGTTGGGGGTTTTGCGTGATAACATAACAGGCGGCATAGAGGCTGCCAAGGAAAAGTTGCTGGCAGAAGCCCACGCTATATACCGTGAAGATTTGGAAAGTAACCGTCGTATGGGCCAGTTTGGTGAAAAACTGATTCCCCATGGCGCTGCTATTTTAACCCATTGCAATGCCGGTGCGCTGGCCACTGCGGGTATCGGTACCGCCCTTGGGGTAATCCGGGCTGCCCACCAGGCCGGAAAAAATATCAGCGTTTACGCCGACGAAACCAGGCCGCTGCTTCAGGGGGCTCGCCTGACCACCTGGGAAATGGTGCAGGAGCAAATCCCGGTAACCCTTTTGACCGATAATATGGCTGGTTTCCTTATGGCCCGGGGCAAGGTGGATTTGGTTATCGTAGGGGCGGACCGTATTGCCGCCAATGGCGATGTGGCCAATAAAATAGGTACATATGGTGTGGCGGTGCTGGCCAAGGAGCACGGCCTGCCCTTTTACGTGGCCGCGCCTATGTCTACCATTGATTTTAATATTTCCGGCGGCCATGAAATACCCATCGAGAACCGGGATGAGCAGGAAGTGACCTGTTTTGCCGGCCGGCGTGTGGCACCCGAGGGGGTTCAGGTCTGGAACCCGGCATTTGATGTGACACCGGCCCGCCTGGTTACCGCCATTATCACCGACCGGGGTGTAGCCCGCCCGCCTTATCAAGAAAGCCTGGCGGCGCTGGCCGGTAAATAAACTTGTACCAGTTATATATCCAATAAAGCAAGGCCTGTTACGGGTGCTTATATCTTTAATGGCCAGCATACTGGCCTTTTTGAGTGATAAATACAGGGATTAATTTTCTCCCGTACGGATTACTGTACCGGTTAA encodes:
- the mtnP gene encoding S-methyl-5'-thioadenosine phosphorylase, producing MSVPIAIIGGTGVYDPNILTDITEEKVDTPYGSIRVKVGSYQGKRVAFMARHGEDHSVAPHRINYRANIYGLSMLGVKNIFATAAVGSLNPDMKPKDFVFIDQFLDFTKSRPQTFVEQGVIHLDMTDPYCPRLRRVLQEAAQKHGLPHHTRGTYVCMEGPRFETPAEIRMLSRLGGDVVGMTSVPEVVLAREAEMCYATIVMVTNFAAGISPDRLSHQEVVDVMNENVLNLRALVMEAIAGVDEGADCPCQHLPQDPSAVK
- a CDS encoding DUF4382 domain-containing protein gives rise to the protein MKKTVNLAAGIVLLLFLLAISGCNSGASDETGQQAQQSAQKTGTLQFIANGEDFVRQGFVSKDGWAITFDHVYVNLSDITAYQADPPYDAHAGGAVQAQNKAALAGTYTVDLALGDENADPILVGEVTDAVSGHYNAISWKMIRATEGPAEGYSMMIKGMAEKDGQTVDFTIKDEQEYLYTGGDYVGDERKGVLQEGGTANVEMTFHFDHIFGDAETPLEDELNTGAPGFKPFASIAKNGRVDVDMATLESMITQEDYQKLQAMLPTLGHVGEGHCNVEKL
- a CDS encoding energy-coupling factor ABC transporter ATP-binding protein — translated: MNGNTELSGEQSAVPVLDIADLSFYYPGRPPVLEKINLQVWPGQRVGIIGPNGAGKTTFFMLNCGVIKPSSGRILLYDKPVKTGEFRPELGMIFQNQDDQLFCPSVKDDVAFGPTNMGLSKREVEARVQEALATIGIEELAERPPHQLSGGEKRLVALAGVLAMRPRLVIYDEPTSNLDLRYRRRLINILNASTQDAMLIASHDLEFILEVCNRVILLDNGSVIADGNPWEIMGDAELMHNHGLEKPHSLVPHVDKHHSWQI
- a CDS encoding FixH family protein — protein: MKKIFIIFITVLLMLWPVAAFAHGVDINYQTKTAVEIVAKFDTGQPVSGAQVIVYAPDNPTEPWVTGKADENGRYIFTPDPSKPGTWDVQVRLAGHGGVVHVPVGGDNTAASGSTGYGTIQIVVMSACVIWGFIGTALYFGRRKS
- the cbiQ gene encoding cobalt ECF transporter T component CbiQ gives rise to the protein MNLQLDRYADLNTPVHRWDPRCKIIALMALIFSFSFIQDLRLIPVMFATSAVLYAMAGLPLSFLLTRMRVPGFFLFMMGFILPFFSGETVLWHLGPLAIRQEGCLDFVLIASKFMCILTVSFVIFGTTPFITTVKAMRSLGLPYILADMTLFAYRYLFEIGENLKTMQTSMRLRGFRSGPRKMATLAALAGTILVRSYEQSDRVYKAMVLRGYGQPGSFMENFQPNYSRGYAGLVTAITVAAIFVAAQILLHSQTGV
- the mtnA gene encoding S-methyl-5-thioribose-1-phosphate isomerase, yielding METMRWVDGCLEILDQTLLPGKTQYIKCRQYTTVCEAIRRLSVRGAPAIGAAAAYGLALGAAALKPAGSEEFMAGVEQIARDLTATRPTAVNLQWAVDRMLGVLRDNITGGIEAAKEKLLAEAHAIYREDLESNRRMGQFGEKLIPHGAAILTHCNAGALATAGIGTALGVIRAAHQAGKNISVYADETRPLLQGARLTTWEMVQEQIPVTLLTDNMAGFLMARGKVDLVIVGADRIAANGDVANKIGTYGVAVLAKEHGLPFYVAAPMSTIDFNISGGHEIPIENRDEQEVTCFAGRRVAPEGVQVWNPAFDVTPARLVTAIITDRGVARPPYQESLAALAGK
- the cbiM gene encoding cobalt transporter CbiM; the protein is MHIPDGILPATVCLGGYATAGAATWYALRKINHQGNPREGIPRASLLTAAFLVASWIHIPIPPASVHLVLNGLLGAVLGYFAMPAILIGLFFQAVLFQHGGLTTLGVNATVMGVTALLAHQIFQLRKVLGASSRTALAVCGFLAGAGGIALAAAAVFTILFSTIPAHLDVQTERAGIYALTLAHVPLAVIEGIFTAMLVLFLQKVKPEVLED